GGCCGCCATCTCGGGCCTGAACCTGGGCGGCGGCAAGGCCGTCATCATCGGCGACGTGAAGAAGCTGAAAAACGAAGCGCTGCTGCGCAAGTTCGGCCGCTTCGTGAACAACCTGAACGGCAAGTATATCACGGCCGAGGATGTGAACATGACCACCAAGGACATGGAGTACATTCGCATGGAAACCAAGCACGTAGCCGGCCTGCCCGAGAGCATGGGCGGCTCGGGCGACCCCTCGCCGGTGACGGCCTACGGCACGTACATGGGTATGAAGGCCGCCGCCAAAAAAGCCTTCGGCTCGGACAGCCTGGCCGGCAAGCGCATCGCCGTGCAGGGCGTGGGCCACGTGGGCACCTACCTGCTGGAATATCTGCAAAAAGAAGGGGCTAGCCTCGTGCTCACCGACTACTACGAGGAGCGCGCCTACGAGGCGGCCAGCCGCTTCGGTGCCGTGGCCGTGGGCCTGGAAGAAATTTACGACCAGGACGTGGACATTTACTCGCCCTGCGCGCTGGGGGCCACCATCAACGACGACACCATCGGCCGCCTCAAGTGCCGCGTCATTGCCGGCTCGGCCAACAACCAGCTAGCCCGCGAAAACGAGCACGGCCCCGAGCTGGTGCGCCGCGGCATCGTGTACGCGCCTGACTTTCTGATAAATGCCGGCGGCCTCATCAACGTCTACTCCGAAATAACGGGTAGCACCCGCCAGGGTGCCCTGGCCCAAACCTCCAACATCTACGACTATACCCTGCAAGTGCTGGAGAAAGCCGAGCAGGAAAACAGCCACCCCCAGGCGGCTGCCATCCGCCAGGCCCAGGAGCGCATCGAAGCCGTGGGCCGGGTAAAAGCGACCTACTAAAAAAATTATGAATTGAGAAGTATGAATTGGGCAAGCTGCTTGGTCCCATTCAGTTGTTCTCAATTCATAATTCATAATTCATAATCAACCGAAAATGCTAAACCGCCGTCTTCTCCGCATCAAAGTCATGCAGGCCCTTTATGCCTACCAGCAAGCGGTTGCCGCCGATTTGCTGCTGGCCCAGGACCGCATCGCGGCGGCTTTTGAGCCCGACCTCACCGCCGACAAGGCCCCCGACCGCCGCCTGCTCGAAGGCCAGCGCAAGCTGGGCGAAGCGCAGCTGCGCGACTGGCACCGCACCGGCGAGCTGCCCGAGTCGGGCTCCGACGACAAGGAGGTGGCCGCCGCTGTAAAAGGCGCCATCGAATACTACGAGCGGCTGGTAAACAAGGAAGGCGCGTTCTACGGTGGGCAGCTGCTGCACGGCGCCGAGAGCATTCACGACCAGTACCTGCACCTGCTGAACATGCCGCAGGCGCTGCTGCAAGTCATCACCGAGGACAATGAGCGCGAGGCGCGGCGCTACACCGGCCCGCGCTTCGATACCGAAGGCACGGCTAGGCTGTTCGGCAACGCTGCTTTTGCCAAGCTCAAGGAAAACGAGCAGCTGCTGCAAACCACCATCAAGCGCAAGCTGCAATGGACGGACAGCGAGGAGCTCGACGCCCTGCGCGAAGCCTGGCAGAAGGAGATGAAGCCCGACGAAACCGTGCAGGCTTACCTGGCCGGCAAAAATACGGGCCTGGCCGAAACCGACTACGACACCGACATGGAGCTGGCGCGCCACCTCTACAAAGACTTCGTATTCAAGGGCGAAGCCCTGCCGCGCTGGCTCGAAAGCAACGACCTGAACTGGGAGGAAAACCGGCCCATCGTGCGCAACCTGGTGCTTAAGACCCTGAAAATGCTGCCCTACGCGGCCGATGAGAAGCAGGAGCTGATGAACCTGAGCGCCAACTGGCAGGACGACCGCGACTTTGCCGAAACGCTCTACAAGCAGACCCTGGCCGATGATGCGAAGTCGGAAAAGCTCATCGCCGAATCGACCCAGAACTGGGACGTGGAGCGAGTAGCTTTGCTCGATAAAATCATTTTGAAGATGGCGCTTTGCGAGATGCAGCTTTTTCGGGGCATCCCGGTGAAGGTGACCATCAACGAGTACATCGAAATCAGCAAGCTGTACAGCACCCCGAAGAGCAAACAATTCGTAAACGGCATTTTGGATAAGCTGGCCCAGGACCTGGCGGCTAGCGGCGAAATTCGCAAGTCGGGCCGCGGCCTGCTGGACAACCAGTAGCTTTTCCTTTAACTCCTTTTCTCTCACCACCCTTCCTCTCAAATGGCTAGCAAAACCACCACCGGTATCTTGTGCTTCACGGGCGGCGCCCTGGCTGGGGCCGCCATTGGCCTGCTCTACGCGCCCGAAACCGGCCGCGAAACCCGCTCCTGGCTCAGCTACCAGCTGGAGAAATATCGCTCGGTGCTGGCCGACCTCACCGAAAGCCTCGTCACGAGCCGCGACAACACCCCGTCGTCGGCCAAAAGCGAAGGCCAGCGCGTGATTCAGGACGCCAAAAGCAAGGCCGAGCAGCTGCTGGGCGATGTGGACCAGCTCATCAGTCAAATCAACTCGCGGCGCGCCATCAACTAAGCTAGCGGCGGGTGCGATGGGCTAGCCCCGTCGCACCCGCTTGCTTTTGGCGCCCTTACTACTTCCTGTTACCACCTTTTGTATGCATTTCGTAACCCTCATTCCCGGCGATGGTATCGGTCCGGAAATCACCCGTGCCGTTGTCGATATCCTCACCGCCGCCCAGGCGCCGGTGCAGTGGGAAACCCACAACGCGGGCGAAACGGCCCTGGCCGAAAGCGGTGCCCTGCTACCCCAAACGCTGTTTGACTCGCTGGAGCGCACCCGTGTGGGCCTCAAAGGCCCTGTGACCACGCCGGTAGGCAAAGGGTTTCGCAGCGTAAACATTACGCTGCGCCAGAAATACGACCTCTACCAGAACGTGCGCCCGGCCAAGACGACGCCCGGCATCGAAACGCCCTTCAAAGGCATTGACCTGGTGCTGTTTCGCGAGAATACCGAGGGCCTCTATGCCGGGCTGGAGTTGTGGGACGAGCGCCTGGGCATTGCCGATTCCATCAGCCGCAACACCGTGGTGGGCTGCCGCAAAATCTGCCGCGCCGCCTTTGCCTACGCCGCCAAGCACGGCCGCAAGCACGTGACGCTGGCCCACAAAGGCAACATCCTGAAGCAGGCCGGCAAGCTTATGATTGATGCCTGCAAAGAGGCGTCGGCCGAGTTTCCGGAGGTGACGTTTTACGACGACCGCATCATTGATAATATGTGCATGCAGCTGGTGAATAAGCCCCAGCAGTTCGACGTGATTGTGACCACCAACCTGTTTGGCGACATCCTTTCCGACCTCTGCGCTGGCCTCGTGGGCGGGCTAGGGGTGGTGGCCGGTGCCAACATCGGCGACAATATGGCCATCTTCGAGGCCGTGCACGGCTCGGCCCCCGACATTGCCGGCCAGGGCAAAGCCAACCCCACCGCCCTGCTGCGCTCGGCGCTGATGATGCTTGAGCACCTGGACGAAAAGCCTTATGCGGAGCGCATTGAGGCGGCCCTCAACGAAACGCTGCTGCACAAAGAGCAGTGCACCGGCGACCTCGGCGGCCGGGCCTCGACCAGCGAATTTGCCCAGCATATTATTGATAAGCTGAAGTAATCGATTTTAACCCCTGACCATCGGGCGCAGGCTAGCCAGGCCGCGCCCGATGCTGCGTATATGCTGCGTTCTACTCTCTACTCTCTTGCCGTGGCGGCCCTGCTGCTGGGCGGCTGCAACCGCGACAAAACCGAAGCCGGTACCCAGGGCATGAATGCGGCCGCCGACGAGGCGGCCACCGATGCCAAGGCTAACCCCACCATCGATAACCCCAACGTGGCCAGCGATACCGAGGCGCCCAACCCCAACGCACCGGTACTTACTTTCGCCGAAAAGCAGTTCGATTTTGGCGATATTCAGCCTGATAGCAAGGTGCAGCACGTCTTCAAGTTTACGAACACCGGCAAGACGCCGCTGCTCATTGCCGATGCCACGGCCAGCTGCGGCTGCACCACCCCCAGCTGGACTAAAAATGCGGTAGCGCCCGGTGCCACCGGCGAGATGGAAGTGCAGTTTGACAGCCACGGCAAGCAGGGCCTCATCAGCAAGCAAGTGAGTGTGCGGGCCAATACCCAGCCCAGCATCACGACTATCTACATCAAAGGCAATGTGCTGACGAAGTAAGGCGCCGTGCTGGCTAGGGTGGTAGCCGCTACAACGGCGCTGGCTAGCCTACCTTGCTGCCCGGTTATTTCTCGGCCTTGTCAGTTCCGCGTTTTTTGCGCTTTCTTAGATTTAACTCATGACTTTTTTAACTCTCTTGCTTCAGGCACCTGCATCGGGCAGCGGCATCATGCAGCTTATCTTCCCGGCAGCTATCGGCCTGGTGCTGTATTTCTTCATGATTCGGCCGCAGCAGCGCAAAACCTCCGAGGCCAAGGCCTTTCGCGAGTCGCTGGTGAAGGGCACCCGCGTAGTCACTATCGGCGGCCTGCACGGCCTGTTGGTCGAAGTAGGCCCCGAAACCGTGCTGCTCGAAGTAGAGCGTGGCCAGCGCCTGCGCTTCGACCGCAGCGCCATCGCGCGCGTGGCCGGCTCGCCCGCCACTGCCACCGATAGCGCCACGCCGATAGCCAGCTAGCATGAGGCCCGCGCCGCCCCCCGCCGCCAGCGGCCGGGCTAGCCAGGTGCTCGGTCGCCTGCTGCGCCCGCTGGTAGGCCGCGAGCCGAGCTTTTACCGCGCTGTGCTGGCGTGCTTCGTGATAGCCAGCACGTTGTGGATGCTGCGCTCGCTCAGCAACAGCTACACCGCCTCGCTCGACTACCCAGTGCGCTGGCGCTACAATGCCCGGCGCTATCACCCGGCGCGCCCCCTGCCGCCCACCGTGCCTATCGAGGTGCGGGGCAATGGCTGGCGCCTGCTTAGCCGGGCCGTGGGCCTGCACTTGCCGCCCGCCGAGGTGCGCTTGCGGCTGCCTGGCACGCCGCCGCCGCGCTCGCCGCTGCGGCCGCCGCTGCGCCGCTCGCTGGGCACCGTGCGCCTAGTGCGCTTGCCCGCCGACTCGGCCACGTATTATTTGGTATCGGGCGGCGACTCGCTGTGAGAGGTATAAGTCAAAAGTTAGGAAGTATGAGTTGATGCTCATAAAATCGTTAGAAACCTTATCGCCAACTCATAATTCTTACCTCATAACCCCAACAAATGCTTCGCATTGGTATTACGGGCGGTATTGGCTCGGGCAAGAGCGTGGTGGCGCGGGTCTTTGCCGCGCTCGGCGTGCCAGTATACGACTCCGACAGCCGTGCCAAGCATGTGATGGCCAATGATTTGGTGTTACGGGCGCAGTTGCAGCAAGCCTTTGGGGCCGAGGCATACGACGCGGAGGGCCAGCTCAATCGCTCCCACCTGGCCAGGGTCGCTTTCAACGATGCGGCCCAGCTGGCTAGGCTCAATGCGCTGGTGCACCCGCGCGTGGGCGAAGATTTTGCCGCCTGGGCGGCCGCGCAGGCAAGGGCCGGCTCCGCGTATGTGCTGAAAGAAGCCGCTTTGCTCTACGAGTCAGGCTCTTACCGGGGGCTCGACGGCATTATTACCGTGTTTGCGCCGGCCGAAGTGCGGGCGGCGCGGGTGCTGCGGCGCGACAGCCACCGCTCGGCTGCCGACGTGCAAGCCATTATGAGCAAGCAGCTTAGCGAAGAAGAAAAGCTGGCTAGGGCCGACTACGTCATCTACAACGACGACTCGCAGCTGGTGCTGCCCCAAGTACTGGCGTTGGATAAGAAATTCGGCATGCGGAATGAAGAATTACGCTAGCGGCAATGCCTCACTCCGCATGCTGAATTACCTGATAATCGGGTAACGCTCGAAGGGCCGGTCCACAAATAGCTTGCGGTAAGTAGCGTGGGTCTTGATGATTTTGGCGCCGATGCTGCGCGTGGTTACGAGCATGCGGGGGTTAAAATCGCCAATCCAGTTCATCTCAATGTCGCGGTAGCCAATGTTGCTGAACGGCAGCTGCGTCCAGGCCACGAGCGCTTGGTCTACGCCTTTGCCTTGGAACTCGGGTACTACTCCGTAGATAATGCCCAGCATTTTTTTGTCGCGGCGCCGCATGTAGCGCCATTGCTGGTACACAAAGCGCAGCTTACCAACCAGGTTGAGGCGGTGGCCGATGTGCTTGAAAATTTGGTTCAGCTCGGGAATATTGATGAAGAAAGCCACCGGCTCGTCGCCGTGGTAAGCGAAGGTGAGCAGGCGCTCGTCGAGCACGGGTTTCATCTCGCGCACAATGGTGCGGGCCTGCTCAATAGTCATGGGCTGCACCCCGGCGTGGCGGCCCCAGGCCAGGTTGTAGACGTGGTGAAAATCCTGGGCCAGCTTCTCGGGCTCGGCCTTGCGGGCGTGCACAAAGCGAAACTCGCCGCTAGCCTGAAAATCGGTCAGCTTCTGGTGGAAGCTGGGGTGTAGCGGCAGCAGCACCGGCCGCCAGCAGGTATACTGCTTGAAGTAGAGCTGAAAGCCGTAACCCTCAAACAGCCTTTGGTAATACGCTGGATGCCAGAACATGCCGTAGTTGGGCTCGCGGTCGAAGCCATCAATAAGCACGCCCCAGAACCGGTCGCGGTCGCCGAAGTTGATGGGGCCGTCCACGGCTAGCATGCCGCGCGCCCGCAGCCAGTCGCCGGCCACGTCGAAGAGCTGGTTGGCCGCCGCCTGGTCATTAATGCACTCAAAAAAGCCCAGGCCGCCCGCTGGCAGGCTGGCATCGGTAGCCGTGGCGGTGAGCACATTTACAAACGCCGCGATGCGGCCGATGACCGCGTCCTGGGCGTCGGTGAGCAGCCAGCGCTGCGCCTGGCCGCCGGCGGCGAAAAGCTTATTCTTAGCCGGGTCAAACACGGCCTCGACCTCATTATCGAGCGGGCCGATATAAGCCGGCTCGTGGCGATGCAGGCGGTGGGGCAGGGCGCAAAACTGCCGCTGCTGGGCCTTGGAGAGAACTTCGAGAAGTGGCATAGCGGCAAAGGTAGGGCTAGCCTCCGGCCCTAAGGCCGCCGCAGCCTGCCGCCAGAAGGCTAATACGCTGCCAGCACCTGGAACAACCTGGCGCATCCCGAAGACCAGGGCGGGCCGCAGGCCGCCCTGGTCTTCGGGCCTACCACACCTATCAGCGAGCCGAAAACCAGCGCCGAGCCTACGGCCGACTGCTTGCCGAAGCTCCGGTACTCGTAGGTGTTCGGCGTGGTCCCGGGCATCGCTACGAGTTCACCAACCCCGCCTACCAGCAAGTATTTTCGCGCCGGCAGCTGCTGGGCCGGCCCATTGCCGAAGCCCTGCCCGAGGTAGCCGAGCAAGGCTTGATAAAGGTGCTCGACCACACGTATATCACCGGCGAAAGCCTCCGCGACCCGGCCCCTGCGCGTTGGGCTGAAGCGTCGGCCCAGGCCTGCTTTACAGGAAATTTACGTAAACCTGACCCTGCAGCAATTCAAAGAGCAGAACCAACCGGCGGGTATCCTGGTTTTTGGCGTGGAAGTGACCGACCTGGTGCGCGCCCGTGCCGAGCTAGCTGAGCTGCGCGCGCGGGGCACGGGCGGCCCCGGCGCTCCGCACGAGCGCTAAGTGGCCGGCCCGTTGCCCTTTCTATATTGCCCTGGTTTTTCGCTTCACTCCCCTTATGGCACTTTCTCCCTTCGACTTTCAACAGGCCCGCGTCAAGCAGGTATTGTTTAAGTCGCGGCTGCGCTCGGTGCTCTACGGGGTGCGCGAGGCTGATGCCACACTTTTTTCGCCCGCCGACAGCCCGTTGGGCCAGTGGCTACAAACGGTGCTCAAGCCCGACTACGGCACCCGGCCCGAGGTGCGCGAAGCGGAGCGCCTGTTGCAGCAACTTCTGCGTACTGGCCAGGACCTGACCACCCGCTACCAGCGGGGCCAGATTGAGGAGGCCCGCGCCGGCCTCGACCAGGTAAACACGCTTGCCGACCAGATAGATGCGGTGCTGCTAGGCCTGCAACACAGCCTTGGGATGAGCTAGGCAACCCCCGCGCCCCACCCTCCGTTAAGGACGTGGCTCGACTACGCGCTCGCCTATGAAACGCACTGAAATCATCATCCGCCAAGACCGTATTGTGTATACGCTGCTCATCGTGACGGCGGCTATTGGCTTAGCGTGGGTGCTGTGGCGGCACCAATACCTGCTCGACCGCAGCAAATCAGGGACAGCCGCCGTGCCAACCGCGTCGGCGCCCCGCTAGGCGCTGCCGGCCCAGCTGCTTCGGGCCAGCCATACCGTAGAAACAGCTGTTAGGCGGTTGGTTACCAAAAAAATATTGTCGTATCCAGACAAGTTGTTGCCGGCTCCGCGTAATAAAGGGGCCTCGAAGCTGCCGCGCCGCAAGAGCCAGGCGTAAAAATCAACCCGCAGAACTGCTCAGCCGGGCTAGGGTATTCTCGCCGGCTACTGCGGAAGGCGTAGCTGCAAAATATTCTTAGCATTGTCTTTGGTGAGGGACTTGCTCACAAGCCTGGCAATGAGCAGCTCCTGAGTTCGGACTAGGTCGCGGCCATAGCGGCTGGTAGGCTTCCGGAAACCCGATGCCGGTCATCACGGGCCTGTTTACATCACGCGGGATGAGGGCGGGCAGGGGCAGGGCCTCGGCAACTAGCAGGCGACCAGCTATGCCCAGGTACTTGAGTAGCAGCTCATTCAACAAGTTGCTGGTCGAGTCGTCATCGACTGGCAAGATGCTGGAGCGCGTGGGCCTGCGGGGCGGCAAGTGGCCGACTAAGTTAACCAGGAGCGGCTAGCCTGGCAAAGCTACCGTAAAGGTAGAGCCCACGCCGGGCTGGCTTTGCACCGTGATGGTGCCGCCCGCGTTTTCGACTATGCGCTTGACCATGTAAAGACCCACGCCCGAGCCCTCAACGTGCGTGTGCAGGCGCCGGAACATGCCAAACAGCTTGCTCTGTTGGGTGGCGTCGAGGCCCAGGCCATTATCCTGCACCTCCAGCAACAGCTGGCCCTCGGCGCGGCGGCAGCGTAGCGCTATGATGGGCAGCCGGTCGGGCGCGCGGTATTTGAGGGCATTGCTGAGCAGGTTGTATACGATACTGCGCAGGTTTTTGGCGCTGAACTGCACGGTAGGGCAGCTGGCAATCTCTACCGCGAGGCTAGCCCCGGCGGCGGCCAGGTCGATAGCCAGGTCGAGGCGCACGGCGCGCACCAGCGCGGCCAGGTCTACCGCCTCGGCGGGCGAGCCATCGGCTTGTTGCAGCTTCGACACGTCGGTTAGGTGGGCTAGCGTTTCGCGAAAGCGCTCCACTGCGCCATCCATCATGCCGAGCAGGCGCGTCACCAGCGGGGCCTGCAAGGCCGCATCGGGCAGCTG
The genomic region above belongs to Hymenobacter sp. BRD128 and contains:
- a CDS encoding Glu/Leu/Phe/Val dehydrogenase, whose translation is MVLDAPTQATGSIFEQVAEFQHEQVVYCHDHETGLKAIIGIHNTVLGPALGGTRMWHYATEAEALRDVLRLSRGMTYKAAISGLNLGGGKAVIIGDVKKLKNEALLRKFGRFVNNLNGKYITAEDVNMTTKDMEYIRMETKHVAGLPESMGGSGDPSPVTAYGTYMGMKAAAKKAFGSDSLAGKRIAVQGVGHVGTYLLEYLQKEGASLVLTDYYEERAYEAASRFGAVAVGLEEIYDQDVDIYSPCALGATINDDTIGRLKCRVIAGSANNQLARENEHGPELVRRGIVYAPDFLINAGGLINVYSEITGSTRQGALAQTSNIYDYTLQVLEKAEQENSHPQAAAIRQAQERIEAVGRVKATY
- the nusB gene encoding transcription antitermination factor NusB, coding for MQALYAYQQAVAADLLLAQDRIAAAFEPDLTADKAPDRRLLEGQRKLGEAQLRDWHRTGELPESGSDDKEVAAAVKGAIEYYERLVNKEGAFYGGQLLHGAESIHDQYLHLLNMPQALLQVITEDNEREARRYTGPRFDTEGTARLFGNAAFAKLKENEQLLQTTIKRKLQWTDSEELDALREAWQKEMKPDETVQAYLAGKNTGLAETDYDTDMELARHLYKDFVFKGEALPRWLESNDLNWEENRPIVRNLVLKTLKMLPYAADEKQELMNLSANWQDDRDFAETLYKQTLADDAKSEKLIAESTQNWDVERVALLDKIILKMALCEMQLFRGIPVKVTINEYIEISKLYSTPKSKQFVNGILDKLAQDLAASGEIRKSGRGLLDNQ
- a CDS encoding YtxH domain-containing protein, whose protein sequence is MASKTTTGILCFTGGALAGAAIGLLYAPETGRETRSWLSYQLEKYRSVLADLTESLVTSRDNTPSSAKSEGQRVIQDAKSKAEQLLGDVDQLISQINSRRAIN
- a CDS encoding isocitrate/isopropylmalate dehydrogenase family protein is translated as MHFVTLIPGDGIGPEITRAVVDILTAAQAPVQWETHNAGETALAESGALLPQTLFDSLERTRVGLKGPVTTPVGKGFRSVNITLRQKYDLYQNVRPAKTTPGIETPFKGIDLVLFRENTEGLYAGLELWDERLGIADSISRNTVVGCRKICRAAFAYAAKHGRKHVTLAHKGNILKQAGKLMIDACKEASAEFPEVTFYDDRIIDNMCMQLVNKPQQFDVIVTTNLFGDILSDLCAGLVGGLGVVAGANIGDNMAIFEAVHGSAPDIAGQGKANPTALLRSALMMLEHLDEKPYAERIEAALNETLLHKEQCTGDLGGRASTSEFAQHIIDKLK
- a CDS encoding DUF1573 domain-containing protein; the protein is MLRSTLYSLAVAALLLGGCNRDKTEAGTQGMNAAADEAATDAKANPTIDNPNVASDTEAPNPNAPVLTFAEKQFDFGDIQPDSKVQHVFKFTNTGKTPLLIADATASCGCTTPSWTKNAVAPGATGEMEVQFDSHGKQGLISKQVSVRANTQPSITTIYIKGNVLTK
- the yajC gene encoding preprotein translocase subunit YajC → MTFLTLLLQAPASGSGIMQLIFPAAIGLVLYFFMIRPQQRKTSEAKAFRESLVKGTRVVTIGGLHGLLVEVGPETVLLEVERGQRLRFDRSAIARVAGSPATATDSATPIAS
- the coaE gene encoding dephospho-CoA kinase (Dephospho-CoA kinase (CoaE) performs the final step in coenzyme A biosynthesis.); the protein is MLRIGITGGIGSGKSVVARVFAALGVPVYDSDSRAKHVMANDLVLRAQLQQAFGAEAYDAEGQLNRSHLARVAFNDAAQLARLNALVHPRVGEDFAAWAAAQARAGSAYVLKEAALLYESGSYRGLDGIITVFAPAEVRAARVLRRDSHRSAADVQAIMSKQLSEEEKLARADYVIYNDDSQLVLPQVLALDKKFGMRNEELR
- a CDS encoding histidine kinase, which gives rise to MALSPFDFQQARVKQVLFKSRLRSVLYGVREADATLFSPADSPLGQWLQTVLKPDYGTRPEVREAERLLQQLLRTGQDLTTRYQRGQIEEARAGLDQVNTLADQIDAVLLGLQHSLGMS